Part of the Primulina huaijiensis isolate GDHJ02 chromosome 15, ASM1229523v2, whole genome shotgun sequence genome is shown below.
CGAAATCTACCTTCTAAAAAGACTAAAAGAACAGATTGAAATTGCAACCGATATTTGTACACAGGCTGCTGCGGTATTTAGAGGCCCCAAAGCAGTTTCTTCCCTTTCACCATATATGCAACCCAAGGAAGAAAAGTTATTCAGCTTCAAGGCCTGCGATTTCATACCTGATTTCTTCCAAGCATTCATTTATGGAAACCACAGCATCTTGAACTCCTTTGATCGCTTTCTTGAGAGAATTATCATACTCGGCATCAGCCTCAGCCTCTTCCGTCCCAGAAGCTTCAGTTATTTTCTGAATATGCACACATTCGTGTTCTGTTGACTGCCTAAACCTGCAATTCGCATGGCTTACCAATCGTTCTGATGGACAACCAGCCTTCTTCAGCACTTGAATTAGAGCTGTCTGTAAGCAAAACACATCAGAGAATATTTGCAAAAACACGAGTATCCTTGCATGGTAACTGCTAAGACAAGTGctacatatatatgtaaaaatattaattagagTTTCACCATCCGAAGATAGGAAATGTGCCTGGGAATATCAACCGTTAAAGATACGCATGGATGACAAGTAAGCAACCAAAGTTGAAAGACAAAAGCTCATACACAGGATTATGTTCTATTATTTTCAGTTCATGATAAGGGGGGTAGGTAATGCGACTTTAACATGTGGTCTTCAAGATATATAATCACTTGACTTTCCAGATCATGGATTCATGTTAATGTAATTCAAACTGTGATGTCCTACATCCAGTGAGGGACACATGTTCTAAGAGATTTACATTTGGGTTAACATAGACTAGTCTAGCAATTTGATTGATCATTCCTTTAAAGCAAAACATACATGAAAAATAGTACCTTGCGGATGACACTGCGTCAAGTCTTGCTTGCATGCCCACCACTAGGCTAACCTTGATGAGCTAACTTCGAGGTATCCGAATTATCAACATGACGATTGTTTATTTAGTCCGACAGGAAATCAATTTTTTATCAAGTAATGGGTCAAACTTCTAGATGACTAATGGCATAATTGACCATTGacctaaatttatttatttttacataattttcaagTTTAGTAGTTAGCGTTTTATAATGGGCCATGGgctcaaatttaattattttagcctGTCTTGTAACGTGTAGCAAGGTTTTCCTATATGTACACATATACAGGCGAGATTTAGTATCCTGTCCATGTATTCTTggattttaaaaagattttgtGAGTTTCCTTCATATATCTTATGCCTCCTATGTGGTCACGAACTTATTGCGGGGAAAGTCCTCCTACTATTTGAAATTTAACTTATCAGCTGTGTATCCACATTTGTGGGTTGTAGCATCCACAATCAACACCAAGGTTCTTACAACTTTAAGTAAAGGGTTAATGTCCATTTTAAAGCATGGGCTTAGGTTCTTACTCATTATGCAagtaaaaattcaaaactttctTTACATGGGGTGACGGGTTCGAGCATATATTATCTCAAGGCGTTAGTTACATGAATTATTGATGTGTCCCTTCAAAATATTGCTAGGGTTTGCATCACTCAGGGGTCCTGGACAACccggattttaaaaaaaatcttaaagcATAGAGACGTGTTTTCTATATAGAATTTATCAACTATGCAACTAGAATGAATTATCGACCTTCCATGCACTCCACCATAGGCGCTATCAGAAGAGAGGCCTTTGGTTCTCATTAGTTACACAAACAGCCTTTCCTTTGCCCTGGAGAACATAAAAGAGCGATTGGACCATTCTGAAAATAAGTTCCATTAAGTTTATGTTGGGTCATTTGAAGATGGGATGGGTTTTGTGTTTGAAAATGACATCGCCGTGCCCTCGAGGGAATTTGGCATGGTCTGAGTCTGAGCAAAGAGTGTGAAAGATAATTCTCCTCTCAGATTTGTGTGGATGAAGATGTAGAAAATATACTGTCAGGATCTTCCCTTACTTCAGGAAGAAACATTACAAAGAATCAAATAATCCCTATAACGACTTTTTAACATAGAGTACAAGGATACAAAGTTAAAATGTGTAACTAAAAGGTGTAAAAGCATCATTGCAAGCACGCATATACAAGCTTGACATAAAATGAATGCAAGGCACATTCTAATAAAATTGGTCCATATTTTCCCCGCAAAAAGCAAATGCACTCAACGCCAGCATACCACATAAAGCCACCATCCATAACAATGGATGGCTTAAATAAAAGGTATTATTGGTTTCGATATGCTAAGTTTTCCTTCACTTAATATGTGAACTCAATCAAATAACCATAACTGTCTGGCTGTAAAAACGAGTCGAATAATTaatcaacaaaataataaaagtcaATTGCAGTGATGAAGACATACTGAATGCAGCTTATCTTTTTCTTGTGCTTGAACAGATCTGAGCAATTGAGCTAGATCTTCTCTGCAGCAATCTGGGCTCATAAATAGATATTCTATTTCAAGAACCTGCATAAAGGAAGCAgctttacaaaaataaattgtgCCGAAGACATCAAGAAActgaaataaaacatttcccAGATGGATTGGAACATGTTAATCGGTAAAGTTTGATCTTTTCCGCAACACTATGGGCTGAATCACAAAATTCTTGAGCATTCCTTATCTTACGATCACTTACCTGTTTTGAGCAATCGTTGAATTCAACAGTAATCTCACTGCAAAGATGTTGATAAGCTAATTCATCCCCTGAAAGCATATAATCTTCGAAGCCCCTGCCATTCAACAGTAATATGTATATAAAACCTGCTTTCATAGcagataaattattttaaaaaagagaGACTCCCTGGGTTAGGGATTTCGTGCGGTGGAATACCGTTTGAGGCGCGTGTAGGCAAGGGCTCGGCGGCGCTGAACAGCGAGGAATCTGCGGAGCAAGGCAACGATTGAGTTGGAAGCTTGTTCTGCAATCTGAATCTTGTGGCTCTCTTgctcttgttcttgttcttgttcttgttcAGTTTCTGGTTCTGGTTCTGGTTCTGGTTCTGGTGGGGGGTATATACGCAACTTCCTCTCGAAATCGAAATCCTCCATTGAATTTGAAGGCGAGCAAACACATTTGGTATATACGCAACTTCCTCACGCTAGTGCTTGTATATTACATCTATACCGATGTTAAATAAAATAGCTCACAAACCCAATCGTTTGCAGCGAACCCATCAGCAAATCGCAGAACACATAGCCCGCGTTACCTGGTCACCAGCCACAGCCCACAAACAAAGAAAATGACACAATCACCGACGACCATTCTTCGACCTTTTACATACTTACTTACAAAGCtattatgattttatgaatATGAAATACTCATGTATCGACTACCCCCTTATCATCAAAATGTGGCCCATCAATACTAATGTAATTTATGAAACTTCCCCATAATTTGCATATATGTAAGATTAGACTTATTAAAATGGGCTAGGCTCGTACccgtaatataaaataaatgggttgatttatattaaataaatattaattctaATATGTTTTTGTTGGATGATTGTAGCTGAATATAATGAAGAAAATTATCAGAATAGAGCTtgtgttatttttataatataacagTGTTGGGATAAActatttatgatatttatttattttttctaaaatgtACAGTATTGctaatttttatctttaattttttttttcttattattgtCTTAAGAACTAAGAAAATGTGTATGGATTCAtcagaataatttaattttgaaaaatacaattatatGTGGTAGTAAGATATTTGAGTAGTATATGTGTAAGATCCAGAAATTTAATTCATGTGatctgaatgcatgcaatctaagttttttttatttaaattatgtgtttaattatttttgtgtattttatgcataattattgcaagGTAGAATTTACTNTTCTCCTTtgcatcaaaataaatactgatttaactttaaagccttatatttcaataaattttatccGAAAGACCCATTTATACTTGCTGatacaagaaaacaaaaatcttAACAAATTTTAAGTGGAACCTGACAAATCTTCCCATGAGAGCTCTGGTGATGCACCTGGAAAATATCGCCCAAAATCAACAACTGTGGTCACACCTCTCATTAAGGCATAATTGCTAGCTCTCAACAGAGCTTCCCTCCTCTCCACTGTTGAGACTTCAGGGATGCAGGAAAGAACAAGCTTCATTGCAGAATCAATCAATAAACCAGTCGGTTCTGCATTTCACGATAAAGTGGCATGAGAATCCAATAAAAATCATTTCGTTGTTCCAACAATCCAAGATGGAAATGGAAGTTTCAGAAGTAAGAGGGAAAGATGTTCTAAGAATAAGATTAAAGGTCTTGTGAATTATATTACCAAAGCTTTCATTAGAGAGACATGTAGAAGAGAGCCATACCCCACAGTGAATTTCTTGATCATGTTGGATGGGAATACGCACACCAACTAAAAAACCTCTTGTGCACTACAAGTtgaaaatattgtaatttt
Proteins encoded:
- the LOC140960480 gene encoding uncharacterized protein; the protein is MEDFDFERKLRIYPPPEPEPEPEPETEQEQEQEQEQESHKIQIAEQASNSIVALLRRFLAVQRRRALAYTRLKRGFEDYMLSGDELAYQHLCSEITVEFNDCSKQVLEIEYLFMSPDCCREDLAQLLRSVQAQEKDKLHSTALIQVLKKAGCPSERLVSHANCRFRQSTEHECVHIQKITEASGTEEAEADAEYDNSLKKAIKGVQDAVVSINECLEEIRYEIAGLEAE